The Nitrospira sp. KM1 genome includes a window with the following:
- a CDS encoding group 1 truncated hemoglobin — translation MAITTSARTACKVFVVSAALGGLLVFVTGSPRSATAGSPPSTQAGSQKTLYERLGGYDAISAVVSDFGNRLFADPKLASSFGGLPPDRQARFKQLNVLMVCAATGGPCTYIGRAMPATHQGMKITDIQFDQVAAHLVTTLDKFKVPQPEKGELLAIIGGLRGDIVGK, via the coding sequence ATGGCTATAACAACGAGTGCACGGACAGCATGTAAGGTCTTCGTCGTATCAGCAGCACTTGGAGGTCTGCTTGTGTTCGTAACCGGCAGTCCTCGATCTGCTACAGCCGGTTCCCCTCCATCTACACAAGCGGGGAGTCAGAAAACTCTCTATGAACGCCTCGGTGGGTACGACGCCATCTCCGCTGTGGTCAGTGACTTTGGGAACCGGCTCTTTGCTGATCCCAAACTGGCGTCATCCTTTGGAGGATTGCCACCTGACAGACAGGCGCGCTTCAAACAATTGAACGTGTTAATGGTCTGTGCAGCAACCGGTGGCCCCTGTACGTATATCGGGCGGGCCATGCCAGCCACGCATCAGGGAATGAAAATCACAGATATACAATTTGATCAGGTGGCAGCACACCTCGTCACCACGCTTGACAAGTTCAAGGTGCCACAGCCTGAGAAGGGTGAGCTCCTTGCAATTATCGGCGGGCTACGTGGAGACATTGTCGGGAAATAG
- a CDS encoding c-type cytochrome, whose product MNSMRTKQNVIATMAVILWLIPFTQQAVAADSEGGQNSSCVQPRKTANAPEDMLAKTNPLPASSDVLQVGKGLYLHDAKPMACALCHGKRGEGKGPVSGGMMPPARDFTCSAMMREISDGQLFWITKYGSSGTGMMAFPDLSDEEVWKLVHYVRSLAK is encoded by the coding sequence ATGAATTCAATGAGGACAAAACAGAACGTGATAGCAACGATGGCCGTGATCCTCTGGCTTATCCCATTCACCCAGCAGGCTGTAGCGGCCGACTCCGAAGGGGGGCAAAACAGTTCCTGTGTTCAGCCGAGGAAAACTGCCAATGCTCCAGAAGACATGTTAGCTAAGACGAATCCGCTTCCTGCTTCCAGCGACGTCCTTCAGGTGGGAAAAGGATTGTATCTTCACGACGCGAAGCCGATGGCCTGCGCGCTGTGCCACGGCAAGCGGGGAGAGGGGAAAGGACCGGTCAGCGGGGGAATGATGCCGCCGGCGCGCGATTTCACATGCAGTGCGATGATGCGCGAGATTTCTGACGGGCAACTGTTCTGGATTACCAAGTACGGTTCTTCAGGGACAGGGATGATGGCGTTCCCGGATTTATCGGACGAGGAAGTGTGGAAGCTTGTTCATTATGTGAGAAGCCTCGCAAAATAA
- a CDS encoding DUF72 domain-containing protein — translation MLLSPFIRFGTSTWTYEGWQGQVYLKKYAKTTFARECLGEYCQYLHNGDPCFRTVGNDSTFYRPPTANQLRHYLNQIPEDFEMCFKVWEEITIPTYAKQARYGTKAGQPNQRFLDAKLFNDLVLTPYREAKFEPHTGPFLFEFQRHGMSSEEFCSRLNTFFGQLPQDFRYAVEIRNAGLLGQDYRNVLENHGIAHVYNYWSYMPSLRDQHQRMEERFTAPFTVLRLLTPLKMSYEAAKKRAEPYTKIVEELPEMRRETVELVKQVMAEKRTAYVLVNNRSEGNAPLTIQALRNALQVAET, via the coding sequence ATGCTCCTCTCTCCCTTCATTCGCTTCGGGACCTCCACCTGGACCTATGAAGGCTGGCAAGGCCAGGTCTACTTGAAGAAGTATGCCAAGACGACCTTTGCGCGGGAATGCCTGGGCGAGTATTGTCAGTATCTCCACAACGGTGACCCGTGCTTTCGCACGGTCGGCAATGATTCCACGTTCTACCGTCCACCGACAGCCAACCAACTGCGACACTATCTCAATCAGATCCCCGAAGACTTTGAGATGTGCTTCAAGGTGTGGGAGGAGATCACCATTCCGACTTACGCGAAGCAGGCTCGGTATGGCACAAAGGCTGGACAACCGAATCAACGATTTCTTGATGCAAAGCTCTTCAATGATCTCGTGCTCACACCTTATCGAGAAGCCAAGTTCGAGCCACACACCGGCCCATTCTTGTTTGAATTCCAACGGCACGGGATGTCGAGTGAGGAATTCTGCTCGCGCCTAAATACGTTTTTTGGTCAACTCCCCCAGGACTTTCGCTATGCGGTTGAAATCCGTAACGCGGGGTTACTGGGTCAGGACTATCGCAACGTCTTGGAGAATCACGGCATCGCCCATGTCTACAATTATTGGTCCTACATGCCTTCGTTACGGGACCAGCACCAACGGATGGAAGAGCGCTTCACGGCGCCCTTCACGGTCCTGCGTCTCCTCACGCCGCTTAAGATGTCCTATGAAGCAGCGAAGAAACGAGCGGAGCCGTATACGAAGATTGTGGAAGAGCTGCCAGAGATGCGGCGAGAGACGGTGGAACTGGTGAAACAAGTGATGGCAGAGAAGCGAACGGCCTATGTTTTGGTGAATAACCGCAGCGAAGGGAATGCTCCCCTCACAATACAAGCTCTACGGAATGCGCTCCAAGTGGCGGAGACATGA